A DNA window from Microcystis aeruginosa NIES-843 contains the following coding sequences:
- a CDS encoding HNH endonuclease: MVDSLPLRNLKYYCDLFSKIKVNKSKQSGEAPYKPILLLSVIELISDSQIQDNKIYISDELIDTFDKYWKRLNPDAFKGGLALPFFHLKNDGFWKLKFSDSYDGGRPQTIPKIRADVDYAILDEELYKLLREPEARRQLIDTLIEAWFSSSQKQLEDILEINQVLQQDDDTQLDRSVLDEGETQTKYYFRKSIVRDALFRKSVVHLYDYQCSFCGLKVIHSLTQSIVDGAHIKPFARFYDNQINNGLSLCKNHHWAFDQGLFTIDDQYKIMISQDFQEISPNAKAIKDFHGMNILLPTLENHYPKLEAIQWHRQNIFRN; encoded by the coding sequence ATGGTCGATAGTCTTCCCCTACGCAATTTAAAATATTATTGTGACTTATTTTCTAAAATTAAAGTCAATAAGTCTAAGCAAAGTGGTGAAGCACCTTATAAGCCTATCTTATTATTATCAGTAATTGAGTTAATTAGTGATTCTCAAATTCAGGACAATAAAATCTATATTTCTGATGAATTAATCGATACTTTTGATAAATATTGGAAGCGTTTAAACCCAGATGCCTTCAAAGGTGGGTTAGCTTTACCGTTTTTTCATCTAAAAAATGACGGATTTTGGAAGTTAAAGTTTAGTGATAGCTATGATGGCGGCCGTCCTCAAACTATTCCCAAAATTAGAGCAGATGTAGATTATGCGATTTTAGATGAGGAATTGTATAAACTTTTACGGGAACCAGAAGCTAGACGACAGCTAATTGATACTCTAATAGAAGCTTGGTTTTCTTCTAGTCAAAAGCAATTAGAAGATATTTTAGAAATTAATCAAGTCTTACAACAAGATGATGACACTCAACTAGATCGTAGCGTTTTAGATGAAGGAGAAACACAGACAAAATATTATTTTAGAAAGTCTATAGTTAGAGATGCGTTATTTCGCAAGTCAGTAGTCCATTTATACGATTATCAATGCTCTTTTTGTGGTCTTAAAGTAATCCACTCCTTGACACAAAGTATTGTCGATGGCGCACATATCAAACCTTTTGCCAGATTCTATGATAACCAGATAAACAATGGTTTATCTCTTTGTAAAAATCATCATTGGGCATTTGATCAAGGACTATTTACTATTGACGATCAATACAAAATTATGATTAGTCAAGACTTTCAAGAAATTTCTCCTAATGCTAAAGCCATTAAAGACTTTCATGGTATGAATATTTTATTACCCACTCTAGAAAATCACTATCCAAAACTTGAAGCTATCCAATGGCATCGTCAGAATATTTTTAGAAATTAG
- a CDS encoding SDR family oxidoreductase — translation MFDSLSGKKVVIIGASSGIDLAIAEKLLSLGAKVVLSHASQEKLAAAVALISGEIEAKTVSFLEEDSVNAFFAEIGNFDHLVVTSLGDRNMPRALLTEMTAETARGGMEKFWGTFLAVRGSLKTLAKDGSITLTSSVTMFKYSKMGGISVIAAANSAVAVFGRALALELAPIRINVVAPGLIEDTSIWTSQGDSERSDLSKWAVSALPVEHLGQPEEVALAVLSLIINPYMTGVVLPVDGGVTL, via the coding sequence ATGTTTGATTCCTTATCGGGTAAAAAAGTCGTTATTATTGGTGCAAGCTCCGGGATTGACCTAGCGATTGCCGAAAAATTGCTCTCCCTGGGGGCAAAAGTGGTGCTTTCCCATGCTTCTCAAGAGAAATTAGCTGCCGCTGTTGCCCTAATTTCCGGGGAGATTGAAGCCAAAACTGTTAGTTTTTTAGAAGAAGATTCTGTTAATGCCTTTTTTGCAGAAATTGGCAACTTTGACCATTTAGTAGTCACCTCTCTCGGAGACAGAAATATGCCGCGAGCCTTATTAACCGAAATGACCGCAGAAACGGCCCGGGGAGGTATGGAGAAATTCTGGGGAACCTTTTTAGCAGTGCGTGGCTCCCTGAAAACTTTGGCCAAGGACGGTTCTATTACCCTGACATCCAGCGTCACTATGTTCAAATATTCCAAAATGGGCGGAATTTCTGTCATAGCCGCCGCTAATAGTGCCGTAGCCGTATTTGGACGCGCCCTCGCCCTAGAACTCGCTCCTATTCGCATTAACGTTGTTGCCCCCGGATTAATAGAAGATACAAGCATCTGGACCAGTCAAGGTGATTCGGAACGCTCCGACCTGAGCAAATGGGCGGTTTCTGCTCTACCTGTCGAACATTTAGGGCAACCCGAAGAAGTCGCCCTAGCAGTATTGAGTTTGATTATCAACCCCTATATGACAGGGGTGGTTTTACCCGTGGACGGTGGAGTTACTCTTTAA
- a CDS encoding class I SAM-dependent methyltransferase translates to MDKNEWISRFDDLICSPSIREFYGEREFFNVGYWLSHTQDQQEASSTLMEKLLEFIPNKQGTILDVGCGLGATTHYLLKYYPLTAIVGINISPTQIARSLLNFPEGKFLLMDAVEMDFADHSFEQIICVEAAFYFNTRRQFLQEAWRVLKPGGTLILSDLSFATTELLGDWTVPQANTVKDRAEYQNLYQQAGFKDVQFVEVTEECWFRHFRHLKSWLTEELQSGKLDEETYNLNIKPLDNLLSSSAITYWLVAAQKPVNIL, encoded by the coding sequence ATGGATAAAAATGAATGGATTAGTAGATTCGATGATTTAATTTGTAGTCCTTCGATTCGAGAGTTTTATGGTGAAAGAGAGTTTTTTAATGTCGGTTATTGGCTCTCCCATACCCAAGATCAACAGGAAGCATCCTCTACTCTGATGGAGAAACTTTTAGAATTTATTCCCAACAAACAGGGAACAATTCTTGATGTTGGCTGTGGTTTGGGAGCAACTACCCATTATCTTCTCAAATATTATCCATTGACAGCAATTGTGGGGATTAACATTTCTCCGACACAAATTGCCAGAAGTCTCTTGAATTTTCCCGAGGGTAAATTTCTGTTAATGGACGCAGTAGAGATGGATTTTGCCGATCATTCTTTTGAGCAAATTATTTGTGTAGAAGCGGCTTTTTATTTTAATACCAGGCGGCAATTCTTGCAAGAAGCTTGGCGAGTATTAAAGCCGGGGGGAACCTTAATTCTCTCAGATCTGAGTTTTGCCACAACAGAACTTTTAGGTGATTGGACAGTTCCCCAAGCAAACACGGTCAAAGATAGGGCAGAGTATCAAAATCTTTATCAACAGGCAGGGTTTAAAGATGTTCAATTTGTCGAGGTGACGGAGGAGTGCTGGTTCAGACATTTTCGCCATCTTAAGTCTTGGTTAACAGAGGAATTGCAATCGGGAAAATTAGACGAAGAAACCTATAATTTAAACATTAAGCCTCTGGATAATTTGCTAAGTTCCTCGGCCATAACTTATTGGTTAGTTGCTGCCCAAAAGCCAGTCAATATACTGTAA
- a CDS encoding microviridin/marinostatin family tricyclic proteinase inhibitor, whose amino-acid sequence MNYPNTEQSKAIPFFARFLSVDQDEAPTPDSPPDSEPAPVWTWKWPSDWEDS is encoded by the coding sequence ATGAATTATCCCAATACCGAACAAAGTAAAGCAATCCCCTTCTTTGCTCGTTTTTTATCTGTGGACCAAGACGAGGCTCCGACTCCCGATTCCCCCCCCGATTCTGAACCGGCTCCCGTTTGGACTTGGAAATGGCCTTCTGACTGGGAAGATAGTTAA
- a CDS encoding non-ribosomal peptide synthetase, with protein sequence MKVGDFLAYLKGLEIKLWLEGEKLRFQAPKGVMTPEIKEEIAAKKPEILDFLRAAKIPTNTVDLEIIPVSRDQDLPLSFAQQRLWFLQQLSPDSHSYNLLDALRLEGNLNLLALEQSLSELIRRHEILRTTFTMVEGQPIQRIAPPSPVSLPLEDLQNLSKNEQTEHLQEIAIAFSLKPFNLAKESLVQFKLLKLSSQEYVLLLKMHHIIYDGWSLSIFFGELSQLYAAFVQGLPSPLAKLSIQYADFAVWQRQWLTGEVLERQLNYWQKQLQDAPTILELPTDYPRPPIPSFRGDGQVFRLNQDLTQRLKRLSQESGATLFMTLLAAFFVLISRYSGQLDVLVGSPIANRNSSAIEKLMGFFANTLALRGDMSGNPSFLELLQRVKQTTLSAYAHQDLPFEMLVEKLQLNRDLSHNPLIQVMFSLQNTPQSEASLSGLKMESLPLSVELKARFDLEVNFWEVSDRLEAVWCYSTDLFAAPTINQMWQHFQNLLTAIAANPNMGIFQLSMLSDEERYQLLSLWNETHTDYPSDQCIHQLFEEQVKRTPDAVAVVCSEQQLTYNELNCRANQLAHYLQKLGVKPDELVGICLERSLDMIVGLLAILKVGGAYVPIDPDYPQERISFMLQDTQVKIILTCESLQNSLPNHQAIVICLDKDWQQINQASLENLNSTVSADNLAYVIYTSGSTGIPKGVIVTHQAVNRLVLNTNYIQFTPDDRVVQASNIAFDAATFEIWGALLNGAKIVIIAKSVLLSPQELALSLKENQISVLFLTTALFNQLANLVPQAFSSLRCLLFGGEAVEPKWVQEVLEKGAPQRLLHVYGPTENTTFSSWYLVENIASTATTIPIGKAIANTQIYLLDKNLQPVPIGVVGELHIGGMGLAKGYLNRPELTQEKFIPNPFEKDEVIPPTPLNKGGNEPSKLYKTGDLARYLPDGNIEYVGRIDNQVKIRGFRIELGEIEAVLSQNQAVQSSCVIVREDNPGEKQLVAYIVPKLGVKLTSGDLRQFLSHKLPGYMVPGAFVLLEFFPLTANGKIDRRALKAPSNTSDSDRFIEARNQLELNLVQIWSKVLKIDKISVHDNFFDLGGHSLLAPYLITQIKEQLGKEIAVTTIFQNPTIEQLATIIQTDADSSNQSCLVPIQPQGSKPPFFCVPGAGGRPFYFYHLGRCLGKDQPFYSFENDLYQQFGEITRIEDIASIYLQAMQDLQPQGPYFLGGHSYGGNVAFEMAQQLVNQGQQVALLAIIDSSAPTYKDKQILLDYINWDHARWLAEVSKGIEVYLDKTIDISYETLQLLTVEEQLKYALNFFKLANMLPPNAETRQLEKIVQAYKTSCLCLIDYLPKQIYPGKITIIRAREELADDPNKDLIAGDCEDSSLGWSEFSTEPVEIHFVLGNHVSIMVEPHVQILAEELKVCLEI encoded by the coding sequence GTGAAAGTAGGAGATTTTTTAGCGTATTTGAAGGGTTTAGAGATTAAACTATGGCTGGAAGGCGAAAAACTTCGTTTTCAGGCTCCCAAAGGGGTTATGACCCCAGAAATTAAAGAAGAAATCGCCGCCAAAAAACCTGAAATTTTGGACTTTTTGAGAGCGGCAAAAATCCCAACTAATACTGTTGATTTAGAGATTATTCCCGTGTCACGGGATCAGGATTTACCCCTCTCTTTTGCTCAACAACGACTCTGGTTTCTGCAGCAACTTTCTCCCGATAGTCATTCCTATAATCTGTTGGACGCTTTGCGGTTAGAAGGAAACCTCAATCTGTTGGCTTTAGAACAAAGTCTCAGCGAACTGATTCGCCGTCACGAAATTTTAAGAACCACTTTTACCATGGTAGAAGGGCAACCAATTCAGCGCATTGCTCCCCCTTCACCCGTCAGTTTACCCCTGGAAGATTTACAAAATTTATCAAAGAATGAACAAACAGAACATCTGCAAGAAATAGCGATTGCTTTCTCCTTAAAACCCTTTAATCTAGCCAAGGAATCATTAGTCCAATTTAAGTTACTTAAACTCAGTTCCCAAGAGTATGTATTGCTGTTGAAGATGCACCATATTATTTACGATGGTTGGTCTTTGAGCATCTTCTTTGGTGAATTATCTCAACTTTATGCGGCCTTTGTCCAGGGTTTGCCTTCCCCTCTCGCTAAATTATCGATTCAATACGCCGATTTTGCCGTATGGCAACGTCAATGGCTCACCGGTGAAGTTTTGGAGCGTCAACTTAATTACTGGCAAAAACAGTTACAAGATGCACCTACTATTTTAGAATTGCCAACGGATTATCCCCGTCCTCCAATTCCTAGTTTCCGGGGTGATGGGCAGGTTTTTCGACTGAATCAAGACTTAACGCAACGCCTCAAAAGGTTAAGTCAGGAGTCAGGAGCAACGCTATTTATGACTTTACTGGCGGCTTTTTTTGTCCTAATTTCTCGTTATAGTGGTCAATTAGATGTTTTGGTGGGTTCTCCGATAGCTAATCGTAATAGTTCGGCAATTGAGAAATTAATGGGCTTTTTTGCCAATACTTTGGCTTTAAGGGGTGATATGTCGGGAAATCCGAGTTTTCTGGAGTTATTACAACGAGTAAAGCAAACAACTTTATCAGCTTATGCTCATCAAGATTTGCCTTTTGAAATGTTAGTAGAAAAATTACAATTAAACCGAGATTTAAGTCACAATCCTTTGATACAGGTGATGTTTTCTCTGCAAAATACTCCCCAATCTGAGGCCAGTTTATCTGGCTTAAAGATGGAGAGTTTGCCTTTATCTGTTGAGCTTAAAGCGCGATTTGATTTAGAGGTAAATTTTTGGGAAGTTTCTGATCGTTTAGAAGCGGTTTGGTGTTATAGTACGGATTTGTTTGCTGCCCCCACTATTAACCAAATGTGGCAACATTTTCAGAATCTCTTAACTGCGATTGCAGCTAATCCCAATATGGGAATTTTTCAGTTATCGATGTTAAGTGATGAAGAACGTTATCAATTGTTATCATTGTGGAACGAAACTCACACAGATTATCCCTCTGATCAATGTATTCATCAATTATTTGAAGAACAGGTAAAACGCACACCCGACGCGGTAGCAGTGGTATGTTCAGAGCAACAATTAACCTACAATGAATTAAATTGTCGAGCCAATCAATTAGCTCATTACCTGCAAAAATTAGGAGTAAAACCAGATGAATTAGTGGGGATTTGTCTAGAGCGTTCCTTAGACATGATTGTGGGATTATTGGCTATTCTTAAAGTCGGTGGAGCTTATGTTCCTATTGACCCAGATTATCCCCAAGAACGCATTAGCTTTATGCTCCAAGATACCCAGGTTAAAATAATATTAACCTGCGAATCTTTACAGAATTCCTTGCCAAATCATCAGGCTATTGTTATCTGTCTAGATAAAGATTGGCAACAAATTAATCAAGCAAGTCTGGAGAATCTGAACAGCACAGTTTCTGCGGATAATTTAGCCTACGTTATTTATACTTCTGGTTCTACAGGAATACCCAAGGGTGTTATCGTCACTCATCAAGCAGTTAATCGACTGGTATTAAATACTAATTACATCCAGTTTACTCCTGATGACCGGGTTGTGCAAGCGTCTAATATTGCTTTTGATGCCGCTACTTTTGAAATTTGGGGGGCTTTACTTAACGGTGCTAAGATTGTTATTATCGCTAAATCAGTTTTGCTCTCACCCCAAGAATTGGCACTAAGCTTAAAGGAAAATCAGATTAGTGTCTTATTTTTAACCACAGCACTTTTTAATCAGTTAGCCAATTTAGTTCCGCAAGCTTTTAGTAGCTTACGATGCTTACTATTTGGGGGTGAAGCAGTTGAACCAAAATGGGTACAAGAGGTACTAGAAAAAGGTGCGCCACAACGGTTGCTTCATGTCTATGGGCCAACGGAAAATACAACGTTTTCTTCCTGGTATTTAGTGGAAAACATAGCTTCTACAGCCACAACTATTCCCATTGGTAAAGCGATTGCCAATACCCAAATCTATTTGCTGGATAAAAATCTCCAACCTGTCCCGATTGGTGTAGTAGGAGAATTACATATTGGTGGTATGGGATTAGCCAAAGGTTATCTTAACCGTCCCGAATTAACCCAAGAAAAATTTATTCCTAATCCTTTTGAGAAGGATGAAGTGATCCCCCCAACCCCCCTTAATAAGGGGGGCAATGAGCCGTCAAAATTATATAAAACGGGAGACTTGGCCCGTTATTTACCCGATGGTAATATTGAATATGTAGGACGGATTGACAATCAAGTAAAAATTCGCGGCTTCCGTATTGAATTGGGAGAAATTGAGGCTGTACTTAGTCAAAATCAGGCGGTACAGTCTTCCTGTGTGATTGTTCGTGAAGACAATCCAGGGGAAAAACAGTTAGTTGCCTATATTGTACCTAAGCTAGGAGTAAAGCTAACAAGTGGCGATTTGCGTCAATTTCTTAGCCATAAATTGCCCGGTTATATGGTTCCTGGTGCTTTTGTGCTGCTGGAGTTTTTCCCTTTAACAGCTAACGGAAAAATTGATCGCCGTGCGTTAAAAGCTCCCAGTAACACCAGTGATTCAGACAGATTTATTGAAGCGCGTAATCAGTTAGAATTAAACCTCGTGCAAATCTGGTCAAAAGTGCTAAAGATTGACAAAATTAGCGTGCATGATAACTTTTTTGACCTCGGTGGTCATTCCCTTTTAGCTCCTTATTTAATCACCCAAATTAAAGAACAGTTAGGCAAAGAAATTGCCGTAACTACAATATTTCAAAACCCAACTATTGAACAGTTAGCGACCATTATCCAAACCGATGCAGATTCCTCTAACCAGTCTTGTTTGGTTCCCATTCAACCCCAGGGTTCAAAGCCTCCTTTCTTCTGTGTTCCAGGCGCCGGGGGACGACCATTTTATTTTTACCATTTAGGACGTTGTTTAGGAAAAGATCAACCTTTCTACAGTTTTGAAAATGATCTCTATCAACAGTTTGGAGAAATCACTCGCATTGAGGATATAGCCAGTATTTATCTTCAAGCAATGCAAGATTTACAACCCCAAGGCCCCTACTTTTTGGGAGGACATTCCTACGGTGGTAATGTGGCTTTTGAAATGGCTCAACAGTTGGTTAATCAGGGTCAACAAGTGGCATTACTAGCAATCATTGATTCTTCAGCACCCACTTATAAAGACAAACAAATTTTGCTTGATTATATTAATTGGGATCATGCGCGATGGTTAGCTGAAGTCAGCAAAGGTATCGAAGTTTATTTAGATAAAACCATCGATATTTCCTATGAAACTCTTCAACTCTTAACAGTGGAGGAACAATTAAAATACGCCTTAAACTTTTTTAAACTGGCTAATATGCTTCCTCCCAATGCGGAAACTAGGCAGCTTGAAAAAATTGTCCAAGCCTATAAAACTAGCTGTCTATGTCTGATTGATTATCTCCCTAAACAGATTTATCCTGGTAAAATTACGATTATACGGGCCAGGGAGGAATTAGCTGATGATCCAAATAAAGATTTAATAGCTGGAGATTGCGAGGATTCCTCTTTAGGCTGGAGTGAATTTTCTACAGAGCCAGTTGAGATTCATTTCGTCCTAGGAAATCATGTCTCGATTATGGTGGAACCCCATGTCCAGATTTTAGCCGAAGAGTTAAAAGTTTGCCTTGAGATTTGA